Proteins from one Coffea arabica cultivar ET-39 chromosome 8c, Coffea Arabica ET-39 HiFi, whole genome shotgun sequence genomic window:
- the LOC113706093 gene encoding uncharacterized protein produces the protein MWGFRSSTLANIFLFLSVAMNFSVSHVSASKIFQNETDRLALLEFKNQIYDDPFGVLNSWNHSQHHCQWEGVTCGTRHPRVIALTLRHKQLSGTISPHVGNLSFMRFMELGGNQFHGGIPQDFGHLFRLRVSNLSGSALGGKIPANLSYCSELITISLRGNKLEGKFPIDQLSNMKKLENLNLLSNNLTGQIPSSIGNLSSLIRIGLDFNNLEGNLPMEMGLLKRLVLLGVAGNKLSGIIPASIFNNSAIMIISASDNSFHGNLPTNIGLTLPNLNALGVGKNKFYGNFPTSITNASGLEVLDLSKNKFAGQIPTNLGDLKQLQILYLNDNLFGSNSTGDLDFIASLTNCSNLRITDLGGNKFGGNIPKVTGNLSNQLTTLYLGGNQLSGTIPEGFGNFFNLFVLGLQENILSGVIPRDFGKLQNMQGLSLHQNELSGQIVSTLCNATALYYLDLSFNQFEGGNIFDTVLMNCQNLQYLDISHNKFTGIISPQFLQTHSSLTYLKFGENSFIGSLPPEVGKLIHLVDFNVSHNQVSGDIPMSLADCSNLENLSMQANFFQGTIPPNLASLKSIQQIDLSSNNLTGSIPKELEKLQFLRYLNLSYNDIEGEIPNRGIFINANQISLIGNNKLCGGIPELEFPPCPVIRGKNRGKLKVIILLSILLPATLLVLGTALLYFFVCQKGERKMAAGFFSMPTRVDKLLRISYHELHRATSGFSPENLIGSGNFGAVYKGRLEKHGSKLVAVKVLDLQKNGASKSFKAECKTLRNIRHRNLVSIVSYCSSIDSKGDEFKALVYEYMENGNLDLWLHPETADQATSSRSLSLSQKLNIAIDVASALQYLHNHCEAEIVHCDLKPSNILLDNDLVAHVGDFGLARLLPKPTNISSEQGTSSTIAMKGTIGYAAPEYGMGVAASTLGDVYSYGILLLEMITRKRPTDDMFMDELDLHNFVNRALSGHVYEIVDPLLLSKAGDENKRTTAGGDETDGGRKMDCVISLLKIGLKCSEKSPNDRMHMNEVVGKLHHIKDVFLGVRAYQKNLEAS, from the exons ATGTGGGGATTTCGCTCATCGACATTAGCGAAcatttttctcttcctctcAGTTGCCATGAACTTTTCAGTAAGCCATGTTTCGGCttccaaaatatttcaaaatgagACTGATCGTCTGGCTCTGCTTGAATTCAAGAATCAGATATATGATGACCCGTTTGGAGTGCTGAATTCCTGGAACCATTCACAACACCATTGCCAGTGGGAAGGAGTCACTTGTGGTACTCGACACCCAAGGGTCATAGCCTTGACTCTACGGCATAAGCAGTTGTCTGGCACCATATCTCCTCATGTCGGAAATCTAAGCTTCATGAGGTTCATGGAACTTGGGGGGAATCAATTCCATGGTGGGATTCCCCAAGATTTTGGTCACCTCTTCAGGCTAAGAGTTTCGAACCTGTCAGGAAGCGCACTCGGTGGAAAAATCCCAGCAAACCTGAGCTACTGCTCAGAGTTGATAACAATTAGCCTGAGGGGGAATAAGCTGGAAGGGAAATTTCCCATTGATCAGCTAAGCAATAtgaagaagcttgaaaatttaAATCTTTTGTCAAACAATTTGACGGGACAGATTCCCTCTTCCATTGGGAACTTATCATCATTGATCCGAATCGGTCTCGACTTCAACAATCTGGAGGGAAATTTGCCCATGGAGATGGGGCTCTTGAAAAGGTTGGTTCTATTAGGAGTCGCTGGAAATAAACTATCTGGTATAATCCCTGCCTCTATCTTCAATAATTCAGCTATTATGATCATTTCAGCATCCGACAATTCCTTTCATGGCAATCTCCCAACCAACATAGGCCTCACCCTGCCAAATCTGAATGCATTAGGTGTTGGGAAAAACAAGTTCTATGGTAACTTTCCAACTTCAATCACAAATGCTTCCGGGCTCGAGGTACTTGATCTTTCCAAAAATAAGTTTGCAggccaaattccaactaatttAGGAGATCTGAAACAACTTCAAATATTATATCTTAATGATAACCTCTTCGGCAGTAATTCTACAGGAGACTTGGATTTTATTGCATCACTGACCAACTGCAGTAATCTCAGAATTACTGACTTGGGGGGCAATAAATTTGGAGGTAACATACCTAAAGTCACGGGCAATCTATCAAATCAACTTACAACACTCTACCTAGGAGGAAACCAACTATCGGGAACCATCCCAGAaggatttggaaattttttcaACCTATTTGTACTTGGCCTTCAAGAAAACATTCTTTCTGGGGTCATTCCAAGAGATTTTGGCAAATTACAAAACATGCAAGGTTTGAGTCTGCACCAAAATGAGTTGTCAGGACAGATAGTCTCTACTCTATGTAATGCCACTGCTCTATACtatctggacttatcatttaaCCAGTTTGAAGGGGGCAACATATTTGACACTGTTCTTATGAACTGTCAAAATTTGCAGTATCTGGATATATCTCACAACAAATTCACTGGAATTATATCACCACAGTTTTTGCAGACGCACTCATCACTGACGTACTTGAAATTTGGTGAAAATTCGTTTATTGGTTCTCTGCCTCCTGAAGTTGGAAAGCTTATACACTTGGTGGATTTCAATGTTTCCCACAACCAAGTTTCCGGAGATATACCCATGTCACTTGCTGATTGTTCAAATCTGGAGAATCTTTCCATGCAAGCCAATTTTTTCCAAGGAACAATTCCACCAAATTTGGCTTCTTTGAAGAGCATCCAGCAAATAGacctttcaagtaataacttgACTGGATCAATACCAAAAGAACTTGAGAAGCTTCAATTTTTGAGGTACTTAAACCTTTCCTACAACGACATCGAGGGAGAGATACCGAACAGAGGGATTTTCATCAATGCAAATCAAATATCATTGATTGGCAACAACAAACTCTGTGGAGGCATTCCAGAATTGGAGTTCCCACCTTGCCCAGTTATCAGAgggaaaaacagaggaaagcTGAAGGTTATCATATTGCTGTCCATTCTTTTACCGGCAACGCTCCTGGTTCTTGGTACAGCGTTGTTATATTTCTTCGTTTgtcaaaaaggagaaagaaaaatggcagCCGGATTCTTTAGCATGCCCACAAGAGTCGATAAGCTCCTGCGAATTTCTTACCATGAACTTCATCGCGCAACTTCAGGATTTTCTCCAGAAAACTTGATTGGTTCAGGAAATTTTGGAGCTGTCTACAAAGGAAGGCTAGAAAAACATGGCAGCAAGCTTGTAGCAGTCAAAGTTCTTGATCTTCAAAAGAATGGGGCTTCCAAAAGTTTTAAGGCCGAGTGCAAAACATTGAGAAATATTCGCCATAGAAACCTCGTCTCTATTGTGAGTTATTGCTCCAGTATTGATTCCAAGGGTGATGAATTCAAAGCTCTAGTCTATGAGTATATGGAAAATGGAAATCTGGACCTGTGGCTGCATCCGGAGACAGCTGATCAAGCAACAAGCTCAAGAAGCCTTAGTCTTTCTCAGAAGCTGAATATTGCAATTGATGTGGCTTCAGCATTGCAGTATCTTCACAACCACTGTGAAGCAGAGATTGTTCATTGTGATCTAAAACCAAGTAACATTCTTCTTGACAATGATCTTGTAGCACATGTGGGTGATTTTGGATTGGCAAGGCTTCTCCCGAAACCCACCAACATATCTTCCGAGCAAGGAACCAGCAGTACTATTGCTATGAAAGGAACAATCGGTTACGCTGCCCCAG aGTACGGAATGGGTGTTGCGGCATCAACTCTGGGGGATGTCTACAGCTATGGAATTCTTTTGCTGGAGATGATCACAAGGAAAAGGCCAACAGATGATATGTTCATGGACGAGCTTGATCTACATAATTTTGTTAATAGAGCCTTGTCTGGACACGTTTATGAGATCGTGGACCCTTTGCTTCTGTCTAAAGCAGGTGATGAAAACAAAAGAACGACTGCTGGAGGGGATGAAACTGATGGTGGAAGGAAGATGGATTGTGTTATTTCCCTGTTGAAAATCGGGCTCAAATGCTCAGAGAAATCGCCAAATGATCGGATGCACATGAATGAAGTAGTCGGAAAATTGCATCATATTAAGGATGTTTTTCTTGGTGTCAGGGCATATCAAAAAAATCTTGAAGCTTCATAG